A single region of the Denticeps clupeoides chromosome 18, fDenClu1.1, whole genome shotgun sequence genome encodes:
- the tex11 gene encoding testis-expressed protein 11: MEVLLSNVKDLTEQLLQRPGPIALDDVIGRLYSSVLTCETLPNTPDTQVEENAIQLWNWAVTKRVGPVINDDQKAKVRHVACRLLYSCGPENPSENMVRKQILMASKTGRTWLDCKYPKLADDFLCLAVQSLETLYSRLTSRGDRVSDINTSKEDVEKELLRVLSYQAESAVVQEKHEEAVAHVQRCKEMLLRLPKEAGYLSLMCYNFGVDMYNMRKYEESSFWLSESYDIGRINPKYSPGPEMQAKVLRLLATVFLEWDCLQFKEKALNAVRLANKECVHPSGLYLKIRILLGSGAPDEQIRSGVTELLESEVTLEVCLSIVKLLMTEDREAVAFDLLKRVCQRFAASPDLGSALVLHIELLLQRNKELLAKQKIEDVITGHFTGRPLTPQSLICLHILLWAKASKNFEAKNYSEALQWYNYSLSFYKGGQLDPNLAKLQRNRASCFIHLQQLDRAKEAVTEAGRCDPDDIFTQFSIYKIALLENNAELAAEAVRKVGRLAQGPSSRDDCVLVTGNASAHLLSLAAQMALENEQQDIAVKALESLCEYSEDAKQVLTALRCLVRIVLSTIENVPEGNRNMSLDVLLSYVKMALQKVSDCLSPKPEDQRSDQAHWFRRIAWNCALLCEASSIRMRDFFILSYQLSLLCPIDSGLLLAQKTCLFMAAACALELYRASAPTSEQQADLLTQALEHIQVCWEVWNKLKASDDFAKDQTDTLLLLFEFEARAKLNDPKLETVLESVLEIDNIQPKVLETVAALAMEPPAHFPLLCKKALRMALSLHRKQPHPDLTCCSQCVHSLIQLSLPSGVCEVEPRVLEEMWGYYEEALSIITGAPEDFPELEILWLLTRAWNTGILLYSLAQYPEAEKWCSMGMSFLCHLGSLQESYQTQMSGLYSEVLDRLDKAKRNLVMEE, translated from the exons ATGGAGGTTCTGTTGTCCAATGTAAAAG ACCTGACAGAGCAGTTACTACAGCGGCCAGGTCCCATCGCTCTGGATGATGTGATTGGAAGGCTCTACAGCAGCGTGTTGACCTGCGAGACCCTCCCCAACACGCCCGACACGCAG GTTGAGGAAAATGCCATACAGCTTTGGAACTGGGCAGTGACAAAGCGTGTAGGCCCAGTAATCAATGATGACCAAAAAGCAAAAG TCCGCCATGTTGCTTGCAGGCTGTTGTATTCATGTGGGCCTGAAAACCCGTCAGAGAACATGGTTCGCAAGCAGATCCTG ATGGCCAGTAAAACTGGTAGAACATGGCTTGACTGTAAATATCCAAAACTGGCAGATGACTTCTTATGCCTCGCTGTGCAA AGCCTGGAGACACTCTACAGCAGATTAACATCTCGTGGAGACAGAGTTTCGGATATCAATACGTCCAAGGAAGATGTGGAGAAGGAGCTGCTCCGCGTCCTCTCTTATCAGGCGGAATCA GCAGTGGTGCAGGAGAAGCATGAGGAGGCGGTCGCCCATGTGCAGCGCTGTAAGGAGATGTTGCTTCGTCTGCCGAAAGAG GCAGGTTATCTCTCGCTCATGTGTTACAACTTCGGAGTGGACATGTATAACATGAGAAAGTATGAGGAGAGCTCATTTTGGCTGAG TGAGAGTTATGACATTGGGAGGATAAATCCCAAATATTCACCAGGACCTGAAATGCAG GCGAAGGTGTTGAGACTCCTCGCCACTGTCTTTTTGGAATGGGACTGTCTGCAGTTTAAGGAAAAAGCACTTAATGCTGTAAGACTGGCTAATAAG GAATGCGTGCATCCATCTGGCCTCTACTTGAAAATCCGAATTCTGCTGGGAAGTGGTGCTCCAGATGAACAGATCAGATCTG gTGTGACAGAGCTGCTAGAGTCAGAGGTGACACTTGAAGTGTGTCTCAGCATTGTGAAACTACTGATGACAGAAGACAG AGAGGCTGTGGCCTTTGATCTGCTGAAGAGGGTGTGTCAGCGCTTCGCCGCCTCCCCAGACCTGGGGAGTGCTCTGGTGCTGCAcattgagctgctgctgcagaggaaCAAGGAGCTGCTGGCCAAGCAGAAGATAGAGGATGTCATCACAG GTCATTTTACTGGAAGGCCACTAACCCCTCAGAGTCTCATCTGCCTGCACATCCTGCTTTGGGCTAAAGCCTCAAAAAACTTTGAG GCCAAGAACTACTCTGAAGCTCTGCAGTGGTACAACTACTCTCTGAGTTTTTACAAAGGGGGGCAGCTGGACCCCAACCTGGCCAAACTGCAGAGGAACCGAGCTTCATGCTTCATTCATCTGCAGCAGCTTGACAGG GCCAAAGAAGCAGTAACAGAAGCTGGAAGGTGTGACCCAGATGACATCTTCACCCAGTTCAGCATTTACAAGATTGCTCTTCTGGAGAACAATGCAGAATTAG CTGCAGAGGCGGTGAGGAAGGTGGGGAGGCTGGCCCAGGGCCCGTCGAGTCGTGATGACTGTGTGCTGGTGACTGGGAATGCTAGTGCTCATCTCCTGAGTCTTGCTGCTCAGATGGCTCTGGAG AATGAGCAGCAGGACATTGCAGTGAAAGCCCTGGAGAGTTTGTGTGAATACTCAGAGGATGCAAAACAAGTCCTGACTGCTCTCAG GTGCTTGGTTAGGATTGTACTGTCAACAATTGAAAATGTGCCTGAAGGCAACAG GAACATGAGTTTGGATGTCCTGCTGTCATATGTAAAGATGG CCCTGCAAAAAGTGTCTGATTGTCTCAGCCCCAAACCTGAAGACCAGCGTTCAGACCAGGCTCACTGGTTCAGGAGGATTG cctgGAACTGTGCTCTTCTGTGTGAGGCAAGCTCCATAAGGATGAGGGATTTCTTCATACTGTCCTACCAG CTGTCGCTGCTGTGTCCCATAGACTCAGGCCTGTTGTTGGCCCAGAAGACATGCCTGTTCATGGCCGCAGCATGTGCTTTGGAGCTGTACAGAGCGAGTGCTCCGACATCAGAGCAG CAGGCGGACCTCCTCACCCAGGCCCTTGAACACATCCAGGTCTGCTGGGAAGTCTGGAATAAGTTGAAAGCATCAG ATGACTTTGCCAAGGATCAAACTGATACCTTGCTGCTTTTGTTTGAGTTTGAAGCTCGAGCAAAGTTAAATGACCCCAAACTTGAAACAGTGTTGGAGTCGGTGTTGGAGATTGATAACATCCAACCCAAAGTTCTTGAGACTGTCGCAG CTTTGGCAATGGAGCCCCCTGCTCACTTCCCTCTGCTGTGTAAGAAGGCCCTGAGGATGGCGCTGTCTCTGCACAGAAAACAACCTCACCCAGACCTGACATGCTGCAG tcaGTGTGTGCATAGCCTGATCCAGCTGTCGCTGCCCAGTGGCGTGTGTGAGGTGGAGCCGCGGGTGCTAGAGGAGATGTGGGGATATTATGAGGAGGCCCTGTCCATCATTACCGGGGCT CCGGAGGACTTCCCCGAGCTGGAAATCCTGTGGCTGCTGACACGGGCCTGGAACACGGGCATCCTGCTCTACAGCCTGGCACAGTACCCGGAGGCAGAGAAGTGGTGCAGCATGGGCATGAGCTTCCTCTGTCACCTGGGCTCCCTGCAAGAGAGTTACCAGACTCAG ATGTCAGGACTCTACAGCGAAGTCCTGGACCGCCTGGATAAAGCCAAGCGAAATCTTGTAATGGAGGAGTGA